A window of Pirellula sp. SH-Sr6A contains these coding sequences:
- the rimO gene encoding 30S ribosomal protein S12 methylthiotransferase RimO encodes MRALPIVNVDQPAPSASPMSSDAGRGSYSFISLGCPKNLVDSEQMLGLLQKDGYRLVSDPENSDFVVINTCGFIDNARKESFDAIDQMLELKRQGKIRGVIVTGCLAERQQEKLLEARPEIDGMVGVFGRDDITTIVNRFMDGLDEQRSIFRPAPIRALSDDYRLQVTPPHFAYLKISEGCDRLCTFCAIPKMRGKHASKPMDKILDEARRLSDQGVRELIIVAQDTTYYGMDMFGEARLSELLQQLDQVDGIDWIRLMYFYPMYIDDHLMETIATAKRILPYIDIPLQHINDQMLKRMSRRVTQEQTHALITNLRRNIPNLALRTTMIAGFPGETEEQFEDLEDFVAEMQFERLGVFAYSVEPDTPAAKLPDHLPERVKKERRNRLMAIQQQNAFAWCQKQIGKRLPILIDKAVDAAQNVWLGRSYADAPDVDSTVFVTGDASRPIRIGDLVECEIVSYKDYDLIGAAVGDAP; translated from the coding sequence ATGCGTGCTCTACCTATCGTCAACGTGGATCAACCAGCACCTAGTGCATCCCCCATGTCCTCCGATGCGGGTCGAGGTTCCTACTCGTTTATCAGCTTGGGGTGCCCCAAGAATCTGGTCGACAGCGAGCAGATGCTGGGACTCCTTCAAAAGGATGGTTACCGTCTCGTATCCGACCCCGAGAACAGCGATTTTGTCGTCATCAACACGTGTGGCTTCATCGACAACGCGAGAAAAGAGTCGTTCGATGCCATCGATCAAATGCTGGAGCTCAAACGCCAAGGGAAGATCCGAGGGGTTATCGTTACCGGGTGTTTGGCCGAACGGCAGCAGGAAAAACTGCTGGAGGCCCGTCCCGAAATCGATGGAATGGTGGGAGTGTTTGGGCGAGACGACATCACCACGATTGTAAATCGCTTCATGGATGGCCTCGATGAGCAACGGAGCATTTTTCGCCCCGCTCCCATTCGCGCTCTTTCAGACGACTATCGGTTGCAAGTCACGCCGCCCCACTTCGCCTATTTGAAGATCTCCGAAGGATGCGATCGTCTCTGCACCTTTTGCGCCATTCCCAAAATGCGGGGCAAGCACGCCAGCAAACCGATGGACAAAATCTTGGACGAGGCCCGACGGTTGTCCGACCAAGGTGTGAGAGAGTTGATCATCGTTGCCCAGGACACGACCTACTATGGTATGGATATGTTCGGAGAAGCTCGATTGTCCGAACTGCTTCAGCAGCTCGACCAAGTCGACGGGATCGATTGGATTCGGTTGATGTATTTCTATCCGATGTACATCGATGACCATCTCATGGAAACCATCGCAACGGCGAAGCGAATCCTTCCCTACATCGATATTCCGCTTCAGCATATCAACGACCAGATGCTCAAACGGATGTCGCGGCGCGTGACCCAAGAACAAACCCATGCCCTGATTACGAATCTGCGGCGCAACATCCCGAACTTGGCCCTGCGAACCACCATGATCGCCGGTTTTCCGGGAGAGACCGAGGAACAGTTCGAAGATCTCGAAGACTTCGTCGCGGAAATGCAGTTCGAACGACTTGGCGTGTTCGCCTATTCCGTCGAACCCGATACACCCGCAGCCAAACTGCCAGATCACTTGCCAGAACGTGTGAAAAAGGAACGTCGCAATCGTTTGATGGCGATTCAGCAACAAAACGCATTTGCTTGGTGCCAAAAGCAAATTGGGAAACGACTCCCAATCTTGATCGACAAAGCGGTCGACGCCGCGCAGAACGTCTGGTTGGGGAGATCGTATGCCGATGCTCCGGATGTCGACTCCACGGTATTCGTGACCGGAGATGCCTCGCGCCCCATTCGCATTGGGGATCTTGTCGAGTGTGAGATCGTCTCGTACAAGGACTACGATTTGATCGGTGCCGCTGTGGGGGATGCGCCGTGA
- a CDS encoding CPBP family intramembrane glutamic endopeptidase, with protein MNVENLTPEQAFYASVQGFVLFAMLAGIVAAWTLLSNVPSLRKRFPQAKGPLATIGLVDCILVVALVFFFQISVEVFRRSLVGEKEVAAQVVDEPPSNDTPTESVAPMPDATEPVAGTDSDRPWGKVTPDRIIAGGIGTSFQLLAMAIVIAMIVARTSCPVASLGWRTGRVGEDILFGVWLLFLLLPLLFGLSYAVNMWSGVEYKHPVIDTMEAYPWLFGLVAWMAVIVAPITEEFFFRTLLIGWMESIHYGDRPRSIWSGWLPSARVSLQDGEQPSAPYTPPWWPSIVSGGLFGLAHLSYGMSWVPLVFFGIALGRIYQWRQSLVTCITIHMVFNGLNLLNLWLRLGWDPTSGG; from the coding sequence ATGAATGTCGAGAACTTGACGCCCGAACAAGCCTTTTACGCTTCGGTGCAGGGGTTTGTCCTCTTTGCCATGCTGGCAGGAATCGTGGCGGCTTGGACGCTGCTGTCGAACGTTCCGTCACTGCGGAAGCGTTTTCCACAGGCCAAAGGTCCCTTGGCGACGATTGGATTGGTCGATTGCATTCTCGTCGTCGCACTGGTCTTTTTCTTTCAAATCTCCGTCGAAGTTTTTCGGCGAAGTCTCGTCGGGGAGAAAGAAGTCGCGGCGCAGGTGGTCGACGAACCGCCGAGCAACGACACGCCGACCGAATCGGTCGCTCCGATGCCGGATGCAACGGAACCGGTAGCGGGGACCGACTCCGATAGACCATGGGGGAAGGTCACGCCGGATCGAATCATAGCGGGTGGGATAGGGACGAGTTTTCAGTTGTTAGCCATGGCCATCGTGATCGCTATGATCGTGGCACGCACGTCCTGTCCTGTTGCCTCGCTAGGTTGGAGGACAGGACGGGTTGGAGAAGACATCCTCTTCGGCGTCTGGCTTCTCTTTCTCCTGCTTCCGCTCCTGTTTGGCCTTTCGTACGCAGTCAATATGTGGAGTGGTGTGGAGTACAAGCATCCTGTGATCGATACGATGGAGGCTTATCCGTGGTTGTTCGGCCTCGTGGCGTGGATGGCAGTCATTGTCGCACCGATCACAGAAGAGTTCTTTTTCCGAACCCTGTTGATCGGATGGATGGAATCGATTCACTATGGTGACCGACCTCGCTCGATTTGGAGTGGCTGGCTCCCTTCCGCACGGGTTTCTCTGCAAGACGGTGAACAACCGAGTGCACCGTACACCCCCCCGTGGTGGCCGTCGATTGTAAGCGGCGGATTGTTCGGATTAGCGCATTTGAGCTATGGAATGAGCTGGGTACCGCTGGTTTTCTTTGGGATTGCGTTGGGCAGGATTTACCAGTGGAGGCAGAGCCTGGTGACATGCATCACCATTCACATGGTATTCAATGGACTTAATCTATTGAATTTGTGGCTTCGGCTAGGTTGGGACCCTACTTCAGGCGGGTAA
- a CDS encoding menaquinone biosynthetic enzyme MqnA/MqnD family protein: MRPKLPCHSATLGLGIRPLAGTMDSAAFPFPFPRVSPLRSLPSFPKELAGVGQLRIGAVSYLNSKPLIEELGLSLGEHGHLSTDLPSRLADQLHRGEIDIGLIPVFEYFQNPAFHLVSTSGIVCRGPVWSVRLFFRCDPSKVRTLALDEGSRTSAALSKVLLHGELGRIPETQLLPIDADPESVEADAVLLIGDRAMHPERYAESFVSNWDLGQVWWERTGLPFVFAAWVARPIAFDRLWIGEWLDRMRDYGRERVAEISTRLSESYELTHEQCLDYLTNYIHFEVDQEARAGLEEFRRKCHDLGLVRTENTLPATGKP, from the coding sequence ATGAGACCAAAACTGCCTTGCCACTCTGCGACTCTCGGGTTGGGGATTCGGCCTTTAGCCGGTACGATGGATTCGGCTGCGTTTCCGTTTCCTTTCCCTCGGGTATCACCTTTGCGTTCCCTCCCCTCCTTTCCAAAAGAACTGGCAGGTGTAGGGCAGCTGCGAATCGGAGCGGTTTCTTACCTGAACTCCAAACCGTTGATCGAAGAGCTGGGACTGTCGCTCGGCGAGCACGGTCACCTGTCGACCGATTTGCCGAGCCGTCTAGCGGATCAATTGCACCGAGGTGAGATCGATATCGGGCTGATCCCGGTTTTTGAGTACTTTCAAAATCCCGCTTTCCATCTTGTTTCGACATCCGGAATTGTTTGTCGTGGTCCTGTTTGGTCGGTTCGACTGTTCTTTCGGTGCGATCCTTCCAAAGTCCGTACACTCGCGCTCGACGAAGGGTCCAGGACGAGCGCCGCCCTTTCAAAAGTTCTTTTACACGGAGAGCTCGGACGCATTCCGGAAACTCAACTCCTGCCAATCGACGCGGATCCGGAATCGGTCGAAGCAGATGCCGTGCTACTGATCGGTGACCGAGCCATGCACCCGGAGCGGTATGCCGAGTCATTCGTGAGCAATTGGGACCTTGGGCAAGTCTGGTGGGAAAGAACCGGACTACCTTTCGTGTTTGCGGCTTGGGTGGCCCGCCCGATCGCATTCGACAGGCTCTGGATTGGGGAATGGCTCGACAGGATGCGAGACTATGGCCGAGAGCGAGTCGCAGAGATTTCGACCCGCCTTTCCGAGTCGTACGAGTTAACGCATGAACAATGCCTGGATTACTTGACGAACTACATTCACTTCGAAGTCGACCAAGAAGCACGAGCGGGACTTGAAGAATTCCGCCGCAAATGTCACGATCTCGGATTGGTTCGTACCGAAAACACCTTGCCAGCAACGGGGAAGCCATGA
- the dusB gene encoding tRNA dihydrouridine synthase DusB codes for MSIAPPSTDPVRTEAVSASGPLPFVRPIQIGNLTIDPPIFQAPMAGYTNYAFRQIVREFGGAGLQATEMVNARGFVWLDEHDCEHPDRLWGIKDEARPLAVQIWDNDPGVMAKVGKRLVEEYQVSVVDINFGCPVKQVTEKAHSGSYLLRDPERMYAIISRLVEACHPTPVTAKIRLGCTRLTMNHIEVAKTVERAGASALTVHGRTAEDFFKGSADWDRISEIKEHLERIPLIGNGDLQTPEQVVHAFRTYRVDGVMIARASLGRPWLFAQAAAAIAGRPIPPDPTIDEQRECMLRHYDLVVDRFGSHRGTMLMRKFACCYAQNKHGARHFRTHVGRVETPEQFYNVVEKYFPKYADPQGPQDRDDPQNDTQKDSLSVSESACNESSCS; via the coding sequence ATGTCGATTGCCCCACCCAGCACAGATCCTGTCAGGACTGAGGCCGTTTCCGCTTCCGGGCCCCTGCCGTTCGTCCGACCCATTCAAATTGGGAACTTGACCATCGATCCGCCGATTTTCCAGGCGCCGATGGCGGGGTACACCAACTACGCGTTTCGGCAAATCGTCCGGGAGTTTGGTGGCGCGGGATTGCAAGCGACCGAGATGGTCAACGCTCGCGGCTTTGTCTGGCTCGACGAACATGACTGCGAGCACCCGGACCGCTTGTGGGGTATCAAGGACGAAGCGCGACCGCTCGCTGTGCAAATTTGGGACAACGACCCGGGGGTGATGGCAAAAGTCGGAAAGAGGTTGGTCGAGGAGTACCAAGTTTCCGTCGTCGATATCAACTTCGGCTGCCCGGTCAAGCAGGTCACCGAGAAGGCGCACAGCGGATCCTACTTATTGCGAGATCCCGAGCGCATGTATGCGATCATCTCGCGGCTCGTCGAGGCGTGCCACCCCACTCCAGTAACGGCCAAGATTCGATTGGGATGCACGCGACTTACGATGAACCATATCGAGGTCGCAAAAACAGTCGAGCGCGCTGGAGCCTCGGCATTGACGGTTCACGGACGGACGGCAGAGGATTTCTTCAAAGGATCCGCGGATTGGGATCGGATCTCCGAAATCAAAGAGCATCTCGAACGCATTCCGCTGATCGGCAATGGCGACCTGCAGACGCCAGAGCAAGTCGTACATGCGTTTCGAACGTATCGTGTCGATGGCGTCATGATTGCACGCGCATCGCTCGGTAGGCCTTGGCTGTTCGCGCAGGCGGCCGCGGCGATCGCAGGGCGGCCGATTCCCCCCGATCCCACGATCGACGAGCAGCGGGAGTGCATGCTCAGGCACTACGATTTGGTCGTCGATCGATTCGGCTCCCATCGAGGAACGATGTTGATGCGCAAATTCGCTTGCTGTTACGCCCAGAACAAACACGGTGCTCGGCACTTCCGAACCCATGTCGGGAGAGTGGAGACCCCCGAGCAGTTTTACAACGTCGTGGAGAAGTACTTCCCCAAGTATGCCGATCCGCAGGGCCCCCAAGATCGCGATGACCCGCAGAATGACACACAGAAAGACTCACTGAGTGTTTCCGAATCGGCTTGCAACGAAAGTTCCTGCTCGTGA
- the hisA gene encoding 1-(5-phosphoribosyl)-5-[(5-phosphoribosylamino)methylideneamino]imidazole-4-carboxamide isomerase, with protein MEIWPAIDLLGGNCVRLQQGDYGRDTVFSHSPGDVAKRWFDEGSRFLHCVDLDGAKSGSVVNETAIREIVAAANGRPVQLGGGVRNVETIQRLLDLGLSRLVVGTSALKDPPWFAEMCDRFPGHLVLGLDAWDGKVATEGWLKTSETTASDLVIGIGKLTKNCVAVVYTDISKDGMMSGPNFDSLAELEKVSPFPVICSGGVTTLDDIRRLVAQGTHGAILGRTLYEGHIQLADVLAIAR; from the coding sequence GTGGAGATTTGGCCAGCTATCGATCTTCTTGGGGGCAATTGCGTCCGTCTGCAGCAAGGGGACTACGGTCGCGATACCGTCTTCTCCCATTCCCCGGGCGATGTGGCGAAACGCTGGTTTGACGAAGGTTCTCGATTTCTCCATTGCGTCGATTTGGACGGCGCCAAATCCGGTAGCGTGGTCAACGAAACGGCCATCCGCGAGATTGTTGCAGCGGCGAATGGACGCCCTGTTCAGCTGGGCGGGGGCGTTCGGAACGTCGAAACGATTCAACGCTTGCTCGATCTCGGCCTTTCCCGATTGGTTGTAGGGACTTCTGCCCTGAAAGATCCGCCCTGGTTCGCCGAGATGTGCGATCGATTTCCCGGGCATCTCGTCCTCGGCTTGGACGCATGGGATGGAAAAGTCGCAACCGAAGGATGGTTGAAGACGTCGGAAACGACCGCGAGCGACTTGGTCATCGGCATCGGGAAACTGACAAAGAACTGCGTCGCGGTGGTCTACACCGACATTTCCAAAGATGGGATGATGTCCGGCCCCAATTTCGACTCCTTGGCCGAACTGGAAAAAGTTAGTCCCTTCCCCGTGATCTGCTCCGGGGGCGTTACCACATTGGATGATATCCGTCGGCTGGTCGCGCAAGGCACTCACGGGGCCATTTTAGGACGAACCCTCTACGAAGGGCACATCCAGCTGGCGGATGTCCTAGCCATCGCACGATAG
- a CDS encoding TadG family pilus assembly protein yields the protein MRTFFPTLLATKTKRRLIRKSQRHRSKQKRRGAAMIVGVIMMGVLVSMLAFAIDIGYIAVSKADARRTADAAALAACWKVYDGAVSNVNPALLENEVLNAASSIALSNPVCNSGPLLSRQEQNADFELGYMASLSGNDPIVSDNSKPYRAVRVRIQKTEGLNGQVPLYFARIFGQTGRNLSVESTAAMATKIKGFSVPSGGSSNTLDLLPFALDQSTWDAMLAGGGADQYRFDALQNKVLSGSDGIREVNLYPQGTGSPGNRGTVDIGGANNSTSDIARQIVHGISEDDLIDLGKPLVLADDGKMSLNGDTGISAGVKDELASIIGQTRIIPIFSNVSGNGNNAMYTIVRWVGVRVLAVKLTGPMNGKYLMVQSAPMIVRNGIPGDASRQWSDAVYSPVVLVK from the coding sequence ATGCGAACCTTTTTTCCCACCCTCCTCGCCACCAAAACCAAACGTCGACTAATCAGAAAGTCTCAGCGTCATCGATCGAAACAAAAGCGTCGCGGAGCCGCGATGATCGTAGGGGTCATCATGATGGGAGTCCTCGTCAGCATGCTCGCCTTTGCAATCGATATCGGTTACATCGCGGTCAGCAAAGCAGATGCGAGACGAACCGCCGATGCGGCCGCTCTAGCGGCTTGCTGGAAGGTCTATGATGGAGCAGTTAGCAACGTCAACCCGGCCCTGCTCGAAAACGAAGTGCTCAATGCCGCTTCCTCGATCGCGTTGTCCAACCCTGTTTGCAATTCCGGTCCGCTTCTCTCGCGTCAGGAACAGAATGCGGACTTTGAGTTGGGGTATATGGCGTCCCTATCCGGTAACGATCCCATTGTTTCCGATAATTCCAAACCCTATCGCGCGGTACGTGTCCGCATTCAGAAGACAGAAGGCTTGAATGGTCAAGTTCCTTTGTACTTCGCTCGAATCTTTGGCCAAACGGGGCGAAATCTCTCGGTGGAATCCACGGCAGCTATGGCGACTAAGATCAAAGGTTTCTCGGTGCCGAGCGGCGGGTCTAGCAACACGCTCGATCTCTTGCCGTTCGCCCTCGACCAATCCACTTGGGATGCCATGCTGGCCGGGGGAGGCGCCGATCAATATCGATTCGATGCGCTACAGAATAAAGTTCTCAGTGGTTCGGACGGAATTCGCGAAGTCAATCTGTATCCGCAAGGAACGGGTTCGCCGGGAAACCGAGGGACCGTCGACATCGGGGGAGCCAATAACTCGACCTCGGATATCGCAAGGCAAATTGTGCATGGAATCTCGGAGGACGATCTGATAGATCTCGGTAAGCCCCTCGTTCTCGCGGACGACGGCAAGATGTCGCTCAACGGTGATACCGGTATCAGCGCCGGGGTCAAAGACGAATTGGCAAGTATCATCGGGCAAACCCGGATCATCCCTATCTTCTCCAACGTCTCTGGGAATGGCAACAACGCCATGTACACCATCGTCCGCTGGGTCGGTGTCCGTGTCTTGGCTGTGAAGCTGACTGGACCCATGAATGGAAAGTATCTGATGGTTCAATCCGCCCCCATGATCGTTCGCAATGGAATCCCTGGTGATGCAAGTCGCCAGTGGAGCGACGCGGTTTATTCCCCTGTCGTGTTGGTCAAGTAG
- a CDS encoding alpha/beta hydrolase, giving the protein MVARFLLLVAAGFLLLGVGPSARSETPTPRVRESKPWVKMERNVVYGDESEPMHRGDIYVRGDLAKDSSSRLPAVIVIHGGAWTLGDKVNDTIHAKRLAERGYWVMSINYRLAPAHPFPSQLEDCKRALDWVVKNAESLRVDPDRLGVWGYSAGGHLAALLALQKEESKPAIKVCVSGGTPFDLSLIPKHTQTLKAVFGGTPAEVPDIYKKASPIEYVNSESPPIFLFHGEKDWLVPTLFSDVMKQKLRECGVEHEFVEVPGKGHLTTFVDMQIAEQSFCFMDEHLQPDSAWPLPQKKPQ; this is encoded by the coding sequence ATGGTTGCACGATTTCTCCTACTTGTTGCAGCCGGATTTCTGCTGCTTGGAGTCGGTCCCTCTGCAAGATCCGAGACTCCCACGCCGCGAGTTCGCGAGTCCAAGCCTTGGGTCAAGATGGAGCGAAATGTGGTGTATGGCGATGAAAGCGAGCCGATGCACCGAGGGGATATCTATGTGCGAGGGGATTTGGCTAAGGATTCTTCGTCGAGGCTCCCTGCTGTCATAGTCATCCACGGTGGAGCTTGGACGCTGGGGGATAAAGTCAACGACACGATCCATGCTAAGCGTCTCGCGGAGAGAGGGTACTGGGTCATGTCGATCAATTACCGACTGGCCCCCGCTCACCCCTTTCCTTCCCAGCTGGAAGACTGCAAACGGGCTTTGGACTGGGTCGTGAAAAATGCGGAGAGTCTTCGAGTCGATCCCGATCGCTTGGGAGTGTGGGGATATTCCGCGGGAGGGCATCTCGCCGCCTTGCTCGCATTGCAGAAAGAGGAATCGAAACCGGCGATCAAAGTCTGTGTGAGCGGCGGAACCCCTTTCGACTTATCGTTGATACCGAAACATACGCAGACGCTCAAGGCCGTGTTTGGGGGCACCCCCGCAGAGGTACCGGACATCTACAAGAAGGCTTCGCCGATCGAGTATGTGAATTCGGAGTCTCCCCCCATCTTTTTGTTTCACGGCGAAAAGGATTGGCTTGTCCCCACCTTGTTTTCCGACGTGATGAAACAAAAGCTACGGGAGTGCGGAGTGGAGCACGAGTTTGTGGAAGTCCCCGGCAAAGGGCATTTGACCACCTTCGTCGATATGCAGATTGCCGAGCAGTCATTCTGCTTTATGGATGAGCATCTTCAACCAGATTCGGCTTGGCCATTACCCCAGAAGAAACCACAATAG
- a CDS encoding TrmH family RNA methyltransferase, with the protein MKSWSGESHIQPIIASTKNTWVQHVVQLHRARDRYAQRRFLIEGEHAVQEAIGTGWPIERIAMTERYLRERAEKLGPFSPELMIQPVSESVMAKLATTESPDGVLAIGCFVEQKGVPEDTNSLRAVPLIVAVERLQDPGNVGTLVRSSVACEAEGLLLSEGSVDPYHPKVLRSTAGQWFRRPPTTCNLQEKLREWRSAGVQILGAAAGGRSYWDFDLTVPTAFVLGNEGGGLSKSVLDQVDEIISIPMKGEVESLNVAMSGTLLLYEAYRQRDRRRPAR; encoded by the coding sequence GTGAAGTCGTGGTCCGGGGAGAGCCACATCCAGCCCATCATCGCGAGCACCAAAAACACTTGGGTGCAGCATGTTGTTCAGCTTCATCGTGCGAGGGATCGATACGCCCAGCGACGCTTTTTGATCGAAGGAGAACATGCGGTTCAGGAAGCGATCGGAACCGGCTGGCCGATCGAGCGGATCGCCATGACCGAGCGATATCTTCGCGAGAGAGCGGAGAAGCTCGGGCCTTTCTCGCCTGAGCTGATGATACAGCCCGTGTCGGAATCGGTGATGGCCAAACTGGCTACGACCGAGTCTCCCGATGGGGTCTTAGCCATCGGTTGTTTCGTCGAGCAAAAGGGGGTACCGGAAGACACGAATTCGCTAAGGGCCGTTCCCTTGATCGTGGCTGTCGAGCGACTGCAGGACCCCGGGAATGTAGGAACCTTGGTTCGATCCTCCGTGGCGTGCGAGGCAGAGGGACTGTTACTGAGCGAAGGTTCGGTGGATCCCTACCATCCCAAAGTCTTGCGATCGACAGCAGGGCAGTGGTTTCGAAGGCCCCCCACGACCTGTAATTTGCAGGAGAAACTTCGCGAATGGAGAAGTGCCGGAGTTCAAATCCTCGGTGCGGCGGCAGGCGGTCGAAGCTACTGGGATTTTGATCTCACTGTCCCCACCGCTTTCGTATTAGGGAACGAGGGAGGCGGGTTGAGCAAATCGGTCTTGGATCAGGTGGATGAAATCATCTCCATCCCGATGAAGGGCGAGGTCGAGTCATTGAATGTCGCGATGAGCGGCACACTCCTTCTTTACGAAGCATATCGCCAGCGTGACCGCCGGCGTCCCGCTCGTTAA
- the mqnC gene encoding cyclic dehypoxanthinyl futalosine synthase, producing MIATTHSVDAILHRVLDGNRLSNEDALRLLESNELAKIGNAANQICERKHPQRYRTYNIDRNINYTNICTAVCDFCAFYRSPKSDEGYVLPREELLEKVRETVELGGNQILMQGGLHPKFTLDWYEELLRDIRSNFPEVNIHGFSPPELHHFSKVNKLPIRTVLERLKEAGLGSIPGGGAEILVDRVRSEITRGKVMSDDWLNVMRVWHELGGISTVTMMFGHVETLAERIEHLDRVRQLQDETNGFTAFICWTFQPDHTQLAHIPPTGSFEYLKTQAVSRLYLDNIPNIQSSWVTQGLKIGQLALSYGANDMGSLMIEENVVAEAGTVHYLTLDQIRSAIEEYGFEARQRDVHYQLVSQDLEQRAIDANRKNDRKKQALPIAQ from the coding sequence ATGATCGCTACCACGCATTCCGTCGACGCCATCTTGCATCGAGTACTCGATGGTAATCGACTCTCGAACGAGGACGCGCTTCGTCTTTTAGAGAGCAATGAGCTGGCCAAGATCGGAAACGCCGCCAATCAAATTTGCGAGCGAAAGCATCCCCAGCGCTATCGCACGTACAACATCGATCGGAACATCAACTACACCAACATCTGCACCGCCGTTTGCGATTTTTGTGCGTTTTACCGTTCTCCGAAAAGCGATGAAGGGTATGTACTGCCGCGGGAAGAACTGCTCGAAAAAGTGCGAGAGACGGTAGAGCTCGGTGGAAACCAGATCTTGATGCAGGGGGGCCTTCATCCCAAATTCACCCTCGATTGGTACGAAGAATTGCTGCGGGACATTCGCTCGAATTTCCCTGAAGTCAACATTCACGGTTTCAGCCCCCCGGAACTCCATCACTTCTCGAAAGTGAACAAGCTCCCGATTCGCACCGTCCTGGAAAGATTAAAGGAAGCGGGCTTAGGAAGCATCCCTGGTGGTGGTGCGGAGATATTGGTCGATCGAGTTAGAAGCGAAATCACCCGTGGCAAAGTCATGTCAGATGATTGGCTAAACGTCATGCGCGTTTGGCACGAGTTAGGTGGTATCAGCACCGTGACCATGATGTTTGGCCATGTGGAAACACTCGCCGAACGGATCGAACACTTGGACCGAGTCCGTCAATTGCAAGACGAAACAAATGGCTTCACCGCCTTCATCTGCTGGACGTTTCAACCCGACCACACGCAATTGGCCCACATCCCTCCGACAGGATCGTTTGAGTACCTCAAAACGCAGGCCGTGTCACGGCTCTATCTCGACAACATCCCCAACATTCAGAGCAGTTGGGTCACGCAGGGGCTGAAGATCGGGCAGCTCGCCCTTTCTTATGGTGCCAACGACATGGGGTCACTCATGATCGAAGAAAACGTTGTCGCCGAGGCTGGGACGGTGCACTACCTCACGCTGGATCAAATCCGTTCCGCGATCGAGGAGTATGGATTCGAGGCGAGGCAGCGAGACGTCCACTACCAATTGGTATCGCAGGACCTGGAACAGAGGGCCATCGACGCGAACCGAAAGAACGATCGAAAGAAACAAGCGTTGCCAATCGCCCAGTGA
- a CDS encoding TadE/TadG family type IV pilus assembly protein, translating to MLNIIHQPLSKNRGSRGRLDVSCRRNPGLGHRKRSVRSNSRDGAALVEFAVVAPLMILFTLGLIDMGRMTMVKQLLINASREGARSATLPGATTQSVRSDILDMLESSGVTGSVTLNPTLLSDAAPGTNITVTVQAEANSVSWLGNSPFMSGKILRASTTMRRESL from the coding sequence ATGCTGAACATCATCCACCAACCGCTTTCCAAGAATCGAGGCTCTCGTGGGCGCCTCGATGTCTCGTGCCGTCGCAATCCTGGCTTGGGGCACCGAAAGAGATCGGTCCGGTCCAACAGTCGCGATGGTGCGGCCCTCGTCGAGTTTGCTGTCGTCGCACCGTTGATGATCCTGTTCACCCTAGGGCTAATCGATATGGGGCGAATGACCATGGTGAAGCAGCTCTTGATCAATGCGTCGCGCGAAGGGGCTCGATCAGCCACCCTTCCCGGCGCAACGACCCAAAGCGTCCGCAGCGATATCTTGGACATGCTCGAGAGTTCCGGGGTTACCGGGTCGGTAACCTTGAATCCCACACTCCTTTCCGATGCGGCACCCGGCACCAATATCACGGTGACGGTGCAAGCAGAGGCGAACAGTGTGAGTTGGCTCGGCAATTCCCCCTTCATGTCGGGGAAAATTCTCCGTGCCTCGACGACGATGCGTCGTGAGAGCCTCTAG
- the pgsA gene encoding CDP-diacylglycerol--glycerol-3-phosphate 3-phosphatidyltransferase codes for MSDRDLKLSSNWNVPNALSGLRLLLSFGVFYLIEAGSYLPAMICFLIAASTDWIDGWWARRFNQVTKLGRILDPFVDKIIICGAMIAIAAIPNSPLRPWMATLVVGRELLVTSLRAMVEGQGGDFSAKQLGKWKMVLQCAAVAMVLFQFYQGDTSPIYRIATQAVVYLAMGLTVISGLEYVMLVVRKPRG; via the coding sequence GTGAGCGATAGGGACCTGAAGCTCTCCTCGAATTGGAACGTTCCCAACGCACTATCCGGCCTGCGATTGCTTTTGTCGTTCGGTGTTTTCTATCTCATCGAAGCAGGTAGTTACCTACCCGCCATGATTTGCTTTTTGATCGCAGCCAGCACCGACTGGATCGATGGTTGGTGGGCCCGTCGCTTCAATCAAGTGACCAAGCTTGGCAGGATACTCGATCCCTTTGTGGACAAAATTATTATCTGCGGCGCGATGATCGCGATCGCTGCTATTCCAAACAGTCCCCTTCGCCCATGGATGGCAACCTTGGTCGTAGGCCGCGAATTACTGGTCACCAGTCTGAGAGCGATGGTAGAAGGACAAGGTGGAGATTTTTCCGCTAAGCAGCTTGGGAAATGGAAGATGGTTTTGCAGTGCGCTGCAGTAGCCATGGTCCTCTTTCAGTTTTACCAGGGGGATACAAGTCCAATTTATCGGATTGCGACCCAAGCCGTTGTCTATCTGGCCATGGGACTTACGGTGATCTCGGGCTTGGAATATGTGATGCTCGTCGTGCGAAAGCCCCGAGGATGA